In Pyrus communis chromosome 11, drPyrComm1.1, whole genome shotgun sequence, the sequence ACAGGCCTAAGGCCCGAGTTTTGGCACAGCTTAAAGGGCCTGGTTTCGATGGAAAACGAACGTCGGAGCTTTGCCAACTCCAGTTGACGGAAACCAAACACCCTAGGGTTCGATCTAGGTGCTAAAATAAAGGTGAAGGTGAGAGGAAGGAGTTGGTACCTGTTTCACGACGAGTGGTGCCCGAGAAGTGGCTGGATTTTACCTCGAGACTCACAGGTGCGCCTAGGGTTTCTCCTGGATTTCTGGGCTTCCCAACTTCACAGAGACAAGCGAGATAGAAAAGAGGTCCTCGGGGGTGGTGGTGGAGCTGCACCGTTGTCAGGGTGGTGTGTGTgtagatgggtgcatgtgtgggTGTGATCGAGAAAGAAAGTGAGAATGAGAGTGAGAGTTGAGTGTTGAGAGAGTGAGAGATCCGAGAGAAAGAGATcagggaaaaagagagagatatggGATGAGTTAGGGTGGTGCCACGTGGCAGCATAGGGGATAAGGGAAATCTAGATGGAGGGTCCGGATTAAATTAGGATAGAGGACCAAATTGCACATTTTTATAAACTTTCAGGgacaaaatgaaattacaaattaataatGGGGGTGGGGTTTCACTATCTACCCCCTTATAAAAATTTCATCCCTTAAATTACAACTCAACCAAATAAAAACAGATACTGGTTACTCATCAACTCCTCCGTTTCCCATGTCGCTTCCTCGACGGTATGGTTTCTCCACACTACTTTCACCAATGGGATAACTTTGTACCTCAGTACTTTATCCTGTCGATCAATGATAACCATTGGTTTTTTAACATAGCTTGCATCTTGATTCACTTCTAGTGGTTCCAGCTGAATAACATGAGAGGGATTTGACAAGTATTTCTGAAGCATGGAAACATGGAAAACGTTGTGAATCTGTGACAGCTCTGGTGGTAGCTCTAACCTATAGGCAACTGCACCAATCCTCTCTGTAATCAGGTAGGGATCGATGTATCAAGGACTCAACTTTCCTCACTTACCGAATCAAACTACACCCTTCCAGGGAGACAACTTCAGGAAAATTAAGTCACCAACCTTATACTCTCGATCCTCGGAATGGCGATCTGCAATACTCTTATGTTGATCATATGCTGCCTTCAAGTTTCTCTTAATTAGCTGGATGTTAGCATTTGTGGTGTCAACAATTTCTAGTCCCATTAACACCCATTCGTCGACATCTGTCCAACACAACAACATCTGACACGCTTTCCCATAAAGTGCTTGAAAAAGTGTCATGCCAATACTGGAATGATAAATGTTGTTGTATGCAAACTCAACCAACGACAAATAACTATCCCAGCTACCCTTCCACTAGAGAACAGACACTCTCAACATGTCATCCAAAGTCTGAATTGTCCGTTTGGACCGACCATCGGTTTGTGGATGGTAGGCAGTGCTAAACAATAATTGAGTATCCATGACGGCATTAAAAGCTCTCCAAAACCTAAAGGTGAACTGGGGATCTCTGTCTGAAATGATAGAGATGGGTACACCATGAAGTCTGACAATATTATTAATGAACAACTTTGCCAGCTTCTCTAGTGAATAAGTATGTCGAACAGGCAAGAAATGAGCAGTCTTAGTGAGTTGGTctacaatcacccaaatgccgtcaagtCTTGACTGCGCCCTCGACAAACCATACACAAAGTCCATAGTGACGTCTTCCCACTTCCATGCTCATATCAAGAGATTATGTACTAGCCCTTCATGTATGTGTCTCTCTGCCTTCACCTGCTGGCAGATAATGCATCTCCTCACATAATCCGTCACATCTCATTTTATTCCAATCTATAATAAAACGAACGGATAATGTGATATAGTTTGGTGTTTCCCAGATGCATGGCGTACGCTGAAATGTGAGCCTCATCAAGGATTTCCTTTTTCACTGCTTCATTATCCTTAGGCACATACAACCTGTTTCCCATCACTAAGGCTCCATCTCTTTAGATTATAAAATCTTCCCTCTTCCCATCCTGCACTTATCTCTTTATGTCGGCACATTCCTGATCAAGTTCCTGAGCTTCTCTAACCATATCCACCAAAACAAGTTTAACCTGGAAGTGTGCTAACCAAGTTCCTTGTTTATCTAGTTCCACGGTAACGTCGGTTTCTCAAAGATATTCCGACTAAGTGTGCTAACCAAGTTGTCTATGATATTTCTGGCTAAGTGCATCCACCACTACATTGGCTTGTCCGAGATGATATTCGATAgtgcagtcataatcactgATGAGTTTTATTCATCTTCTCTGCCTTAAATTCAAATCTTTCTAAGTGAAGACATGTTTAAAGTTCTTGTAATCAGTGAAGATGCGGCACTTTTCGCCGTACAAGTAGTGTCTCCAAATCTTTAAAGCAAAAACTACTGCTCCGAGCTCCAGATCATGAGTAAGGTAGTTTCTTTCATGATTCTTGAGTTGCCTGGAAGCATAGGTAATGACTTTCCCATGCTGCACCAGTACACAACCCAAACTTGACAGAGATGCATCAATGTAAATCTCAAACTCACCACCGCCGTCTGGAAGAGCAAGGACGTAAGCTTGAGTAAGATGTCGTTTAAGCTTCTGGAAACTCTGTTCATAATTCTCATCCCATTTGAACTTGACCCCCTTACTAGTCAACTTCGTAAGAGGCAAGGCAATTGCCGAGAAGTCCTGCACAAAATGTCTGTAGTAGCCAGCCAGACCTAGAAAACTTCTCACTTCAGTAACATTTCTCGGTTGCTCCTAAGTAGACACTGCTGAAACTTTCTGAGGATCCACACTAATTCTCTCAGTAGAGACTACATGTCAGAGAAAACTGATCTTGTTCAGCCAAAATTGACATTTACTGAACGTAGCATATAGTTGATTGCTTCTCAACATTTCTAACACTAACCTCAGATGTTTCATGTGCTCGGCAACACTCTTGGAATAAATCAAGATGTCATCAATTAACACAATCACAAACCGATCCAGGTACGGTCTGAAGACtttgttcatcaaatccatgaatGTTGCGGG encodes:
- the LOC137708904 gene encoding uncharacterized protein, with translation MDFVYGLSRAQSRLDGIWVIVDQLTKTAHFLPVRHTYSLEKLAKLFINNIVRLHGVPISIISDRDPQFTFRFWRAFNAVMDTQLLFSTAYHPQTDGRSKRTIQTLDDMLRVIGMTLFQALYGKACQMLLCWTDVDEWVLMGLEIVDTTNANIQLIKRNLKAAYDQHKSIADRHSEDREYKKYLSNPSHVIQLEPLEVNQDASYVKKPMVIIDRQDKVLRYKVIPLVKVVWRNHTVEEATWETEELMSNQYLFLFG